One Streptomyces sp. ML-6 DNA segment encodes these proteins:
- a CDS encoding AfsR/SARP family transcriptional regulator, with amino-acid sequence MEIQVLGPLSADVNGVSIVPTAGKPRQILALLSFYPGRVMPVPTLMEEIWGTNPPQSAMTTLQTYILQLRRRLGTAMGPDAPGTAKEVLATRHGGYLLQIPPESVDVHRYERLVAAGRSAFDEGEDVRAGKLYREALAMWQGTALVDVRLGSILEIEVLRLEESRLVTVERRIDADLRLGRHGELLAELTDLIARHPQHEGLHSQAMVALYRSGRQATALDVYRRLRTRLIEELGVEPSPQLQRLHQAMLAVDPALDVTCGPRRGSTFDLYAA; translated from the coding sequence GTGGAGATTCAGGTTCTGGGTCCACTGAGTGCCGACGTCAACGGAGTGTCGATCGTTCCGACCGCGGGAAAGCCGCGCCAGATCCTGGCGCTGCTCTCCTTCTACCCGGGCCGGGTCATGCCCGTGCCCACGCTCATGGAGGAGATCTGGGGCACCAACCCGCCCCAGAGCGCCATGACCACGCTGCAGACGTACATCCTGCAGCTGCGCCGCAGGCTGGGCACCGCGATGGGGCCCGACGCACCCGGCACCGCCAAGGAGGTGCTGGCCACCCGGCACGGCGGCTACCTGCTGCAGATCCCGCCGGAGTCCGTGGACGTGCACCGCTACGAGCGACTGGTGGCGGCGGGACGGAGCGCCTTCGACGAGGGCGAGGACGTACGGGCCGGGAAGCTGTACCGCGAGGCGCTCGCGATGTGGCAGGGAACGGCGCTCGTGGACGTACGGCTCGGCTCGATCCTGGAGATAGAGGTCCTGCGGCTGGAGGAGAGCCGGCTGGTGACCGTCGAACGACGCATCGACGCCGACCTCCGGCTCGGCCGGCACGGCGAACTCCTCGCGGAACTCACCGATCTGATCGCTCGTCACCCCCAGCACGAGGGACTGCACTCGCAGGCGATGGTGGCGCTGTACCGCTCCGGGCGCCAGGCCACCGCACTGGACGTCTACCGCAGGCTGCGGACCCGGCTCATCGAGGAGCTGGGCGTGGAGCCCTCGCCGCAGCTCCAGCGGCTGCACCAGGCGATGCTCGCCGTCGACCCGGCCCTGGACGTCACCTGCGGACCGCGCCGCGGCTCCACCTTCGATCTGTACGCGGCCTGA
- a CDS encoding thioesterase domain-containing protein: MPDEQPVPLHCFAHAGAGVSSFYGWPRDLGPGVEPVPRLLPGREARRREPRITGREALLADVMGTFAPAPDVPYVLYGHSLGAMIAYTVTRALHEAGLPGPALLALGACPPPDSASELSDSVGEPDEHLLKLLGEVGALPEGAGPGGFWHRAVLPVLRDDLKLADDLRAGAREPVEGTPLSVPMLVVAGTDDPLAQPDVMAGWRRWTTGRVVARTVPGDHFFVRGRELPRLLGRACRVVRRTAPAPAAACG; this comes from the coding sequence ATGCCCGACGAACAGCCCGTACCGCTCCACTGCTTCGCCCACGCCGGAGCAGGCGTCTCGTCCTTCTACGGCTGGCCCCGCGACCTGGGCCCCGGCGTCGAACCGGTGCCCAGGCTGCTGCCGGGGCGCGAGGCCAGGCGCCGCGAGCCCCGGATCACGGGGCGCGAGGCACTCCTGGCCGATGTGATGGGCACCTTCGCCCCGGCACCGGACGTCCCGTACGTGCTGTACGGGCACAGCCTCGGCGCGATGATCGCCTACACCGTCACCCGGGCCCTGCACGAGGCCGGGCTGCCGGGCCCCGCCCTGCTCGCCCTCGGGGCCTGTCCGCCGCCCGACTCCGCGTCCGAACTCTCGGACTCCGTCGGGGAACCGGACGAGCACCTGCTGAAGCTGCTCGGCGAGGTCGGCGCCCTCCCCGAGGGGGCCGGACCCGGCGGGTTCTGGCACCGGGCCGTGCTGCCGGTGCTGCGCGACGACCTGAAGCTCGCCGACGACCTGCGGGCCGGCGCCCGCGAACCGGTGGAGGGCACGCCGCTGTCCGTGCCGATGCTGGTCGTCGCCGGCACGGACGACCCGCTGGCCCAGCCGGACGTGATGGCGGGCTGGCGGCGCTGGACCACCGGACGGGTGGTGGCCCGGACCGTGCCCGGCGACCACTTCTTCGTACGCGGCCGCGAGCTGCCGCGCCTGCTCGGGCGGGCCTGCCGGGTCGTACGACGCACCGCACCGGCCCCCGCCGCGGCCTGCGGCTGA